Proteins encoded in a region of the Pelmatolapia mariae isolate MD_Pm_ZW linkage group LG16_19, Pm_UMD_F_2, whole genome shotgun sequence genome:
- the pou3f3a gene encoding POU domain, class 3, transcription factor 3-A, with protein sequence MIWEMATATSSPYLASSRILSSPVLHSDRRGGGMQSGGTAVTTVSSGYRGDPSVKMVQSDFMHGAMVASNGGHMLSHAHQWVTSLPHAAAAAAAAAAAVAETGSPWPPSSQPQDVKRNAGRDDLHSGSALHHRSPHLGPHQAHTGSWGGTSTAHISITEGEQQQQQSLIYSQPGGFTVNGMLSSHTGQSLMHSGLVRGESPRLDHGSHHHHQHHHNHHTHHHQQHGLGHESHSDEDTPTSDDLEHFAKQFKQRRIKLGFTQADVGLALGTLYGNVFSQTTICRFEALQLSFKNMCKLKPLLNKWLEEADSTTGSPTSIDKIATQGRKRKKRTSIEVSVKGALESHFLKCPKPSAQEINSLADTLQLEKEVVRVWFCNRRQKEKRMTPPGLPRTPEDAYSQVGSIGPDTPSPSIECKRLFSDT encoded by the coding sequence ATGATTTGGGAGATGGCAACTGCCACTTCAAGCCCATACCTAGCCAGCAGCAGGATTTTATCCAGCCCGGTCCTTCACTCTGACCGGAGGGGTGGTGGTATGCAGTCGGGCGGCACCGCTGTGACCACGGTGTCTAGTGGATACAGAGGGGACCCTTCAGTGAAGATGGTGCAGAGCGACTTCATGCACGGAGCCATGGTAGCAAGCAACGGGGGGCACATGCTAAGCCATGCCCACCAGTGGGTGACATCGTTGCCTCATGCAGCAGCCGCAGCGGCCGCCGCTGCAGCGGCAGTAGCGGAGACCGGCTCTCCGTGGCCCCCGAGTTCCCAGCCGCAGGATGTAAAGAGAAACGCCGGCAGGGACGACCTCCACTCGGGCTCAGCCCTTCACCACAGGTCTCCGCATCTAGGACCTCACCAGGCGCACACGGGAAGTTGGGGAGGCACCTCCACTGCGCACATCAGCATCACTGAGggggagcagcagcagcaacagtccCTCATTTACTCCCAGCCAGGAGGATTTACAGTCAACGGGATGCTGAGCTCACACACCGGGCAAAGCCTCATGCACTCGGGGCTGGTGCGCGGAGAATCACCTCGGCTGGACCACGGCAGccaccatcaccaccaacaCCATCATAATCATCACACGCACCATCACCAGCAACACGGTCTGGGCCACGAATCACATTCAGACGAGGACACCCCTACGTCCGATGACTTGGAGCATTTCGCCAAACAGTTCAAACAGCGACGGATCAAGCTCGGTTTCACCCAGGCAGACGTGGGCTTAGCTCTGGGCACTCTGTACGGCAACGTGTTCTCACAGACCACCATCTGCAGGTTTGAGGCGCTTCAGCTGAGCTTTAAGAACATGTGCAAGCTGAAACCCCTGCTGAACAAATGGCTGGAAGAGGCTGATTCCACCACTGGGAGCCCGACCAGCATCGATAAGATCGCCACCCAGGGCAGGAAGAGGAAAAAGCGCACTTCCATCGAGGTGAGCGTAAAAGGCGCACTGGAGAGCCACTTCCTCAAGTGTCCCAAACCTTCCGCACAGGAGATCAACTCTTTGGCGGACACTCTGCAGCTGGAGAAAGAGGTGGTCAGGGTCTGGTTCTGCAACCGCAGGCAGAAAGAGAAGCGCATGACGCCGCCGGGACTTCCGCGCACTCCAGAGGACGCATATTCACAAGTGGGTAGCATTGGACCTGACACACCGTCTCCCTCCATAGAGTGCAAGAGGTTGTTCAGCGATACGTGA